In the Vanacampus margaritifer isolate UIUO_Vmar chromosome 9, RoL_Vmar_1.0, whole genome shotgun sequence genome, ATTTAAGTGCTTAACATGTGTTGTGCCCCGCAAACGGCATCCCGCCTGAAAATGCATCTCCTCTCGCTGGAGCACGCTTACATCACTGGGTTACGTCACTCCAACTACACTTCTATTTAAAGTCATAGCGCCATAAAATTCAGCCAGGTTGCTGGAGCCACTTATGTGTATGTGGGGTTGTTGGGGGAGGGGGCGATTTGACAGGGGTGTTATTAAATCgggcttatttttattttttttgcaggtttaaTGCTTTTAATGCTGCGAAATGAGCAAGGTTTTTCTTATGGATCTaggtataaaatgtgtgtttttaattagaCAATCCAATATAAATAGGTCGGAAACAATTGCGTTTTCGTTCGGAAATATAAACTGTCATGAAAACAAGACGTTTTTGTTACTTAAAAGTGTGTTCTGCTTAACGGACTGCCTGAAATTGCATCCCCATGTATCTCTAGTCAGGATGCTCATAGAGGCTTCAAATTCACTCCACTTCCTCTTAGTAGTCCCCTCGGTGTCCCCCGAATAACATGTGAGGATTGGACAAACATAAATGGATTTGGAGGGGATGCAATCTCAGGCAAACTGGGAAAAACGGACTGCCTGAAATTGCATCCCCATGTATCTCTGGTCAGGATGCTCATAGGAGCTTCAAATTCACCCAACTTACTCTTACTACTCCTCTTGGTGTCCGCTGAAAAGCATGTGAGGATTGGATATACAGAAATGGACTTGGGGGGGATCCAACACACCACTGAAATAATTTAGACAACCTCAAGGTCatttactattttaaaattaaaaccaaAATCTGCCTATTTTCTGATAGGACTATGGCTGTTTGTGATGCTCATCATTAAATAACCATGTTGATTTgatgtagaaacaaacttttatttatgttgttCTATTTAATACATGGATATCGGCATATCGCTAGTTAATGTATTCATCTTaacatatatactgtagtaaCCGTACTTCTCTTCAGTTTGCagagaaattattaaaaaaaaaaaaacagtcaacatGAGGACCACAATTACGGCAGTGAACAGGATGAGGCAAGATATAGCCACCTGCCTCCTTCGAGAATCTGGTGAATGTTCTTTTTCAAGATGCCCCCTGGGTTATGCCAGGGGCGCACCTGTGTacagcaatgcttgttttaaagtgctttgtaaatacagttgagttgagtttatACATTTACTATTTCTAATTATACCTGCTGTGATTTCCAAAGTACTGTTGCATATGACTATGGCTCACAAAAGATTCTAGATTGTATATACATcacttttctctttctgtctcttttAAGATTCTCAGTAGCATGTGCAACAGGTGGTTTCACCATGAGTGTGTCGGGAGTCCTGATATCAAGGGTGATTACCAGTGCCCTGCATATGAATGATTCACCTGAATCTTGGAcacttcattattttcttttttattatgtatttttgtgtaaacaGACATTTTGTTAACTGTCttttgtaaaagaaaattaGTTATTGTGTTTATTGTACTGTTTTTGACATTGTTGTTGATCAaaatattatgttttatttatataatatatatataaaatatgagtGCTGTTGCTATTGTTATTATTGGCCGTTTCTAATTAACATACTTGTTGTTTATAAACAGGGGTAaactttgtgagtgatgtcatgCACATGAACCTAGTATAGAATGAGCTGGGGACAGTGTAGATAAGTAGAAATAAATAGGGGGAGCAATCCATCTTGCCTGAGATTGCAGACCCCACCCATAAATCGTATCTGTGGTCAGGATGATCATGGAGCCACAAAACTCACCCTGAATACTCATACTAGTTCCCTCGGTGTCCGCTGAAGAGCATGTCAGGATTGgagaaacagaaacagatttAGGAGGTGAGTTGCAATTTCAGGCAGTCCGTGTTTCCCAGCCTGCCTGagattgcaccccccccccccaatccggTTCTGTTCGTCCAATCCTCACATACTTTTCAGGGGACACTAAGAGGCCTACTGAGAGGAAATGGAGTGAATTTGACGCTCCAATGAGCATCCTGACTAGAGATACATGGGGATGCAATTTCAGGCAGTCCGTTTTTCCCAGTTTGCCAgagattgccccccccccccaaaaaaaaaaacaacaacaatttctgTTCTTCCAATCCTCACATGGGGACACTAAGGGGACTACTGAGAGGAAGTGGAGTTAATTTGAAGCTCCTATGAGCATCCTGACTAAAGATACATGGGGATGCAATTTCAGGCAGTCCGTGTTTCCCAGCCTGCCTGAGATtgcatcccccccacccccaaaccaTTTCTGTTCGTCCAATCCTCACATGCTTTTCAGGGGGACACTAAGGGGACTACTGAGAGGAGAGGAAGTGGAGTGAATTTGAAGCTCCTATGAGCATCCTGACCAGAGATACACGGGGATGCAATTTCAGGCAGTCTGTTTTTTCCAGCCTGCCTGAGAttgcaaccccccacccccttcccccaattaatttttgtttgtcCAATCCTCACATGCTTTTCAGCAGACACCGAGGGGAAGTGAATTTGAAGCTCCTATGAGCATCCTTACCAGAGATACATGGGGATGCAATTTCAGGCAGTCCGTTAagcaaaacacacttttaaGTAACAATCATGACAGTTTATATTCCGAATAAAATCGCAATTGTTTCTGACCTACTTATACAGGATCATCTCAttaaaagcacacattttataccTAGATCCATAAGAAAAACCTTGCTCATTTCACAGCATTAAAAGCATTAAACCTGCAAAATGAACCAAGGCagtccgattttttttatttattcagacCTGTAAATACACCATTATAGTAATCAAGCATactgaaaataaaagcacaagcaAGTTTTTGTATGTCTTGTCAGGACAGAAAACCCTTAATTTGAGCTATGTTTTTCAGGTGGTAATAGGCAGATTTATATTACCAGCTTTTAAGTGCTTGTTAAACTTGGTAATATTCAGTGTTGTTGGTATTCATTTGCATAAATTTGATAAGAGATGTTGTGATGCTCCATAATCTGAGCAATTGGCAGCATGTAGATATTAAACATAATGGTTCCAAGAATGGACCCTTGTGGAACCCcaaatatgattttgtttgcTGAGACAGACTCATTACTTCTAAGTGAGACTAAGTATGCCCAACCTTGCAAGTAAGATTTGAATTTACCACAGTGCCAGTAAGTCCAACCCACTGTTCAAATGTGTCGAGCGAGATGTTATGATCAACTTGTTTCAAATGCAGATTAAGACTGGTTTTGAAGGGGTTATTATTCAGATGTATGCATTTTAAGACTTTAGTGAGTGCAGTCTCAGTGCTGTGGGGTGGTCGAAATCCATACAGAAATGCATTAAAAGAGATTGTTTTGCGTTATAAAACTGAAACTGTTGAAAAATAactcttttaattatttttccccaaaaatggaAGATTTGATATGGGCCTGTAGTTACTTATTGTTGAAGCATCCAGGTTAGGCTTTTTGAGAAGTGGTTTTATTAAAGCAGTTTTTAAGACCTGGGGAAACTGCCCTGATTGAAGAGAATTATTCACTATGAGTGTTTAATAAATTTAGAGCTATGCAAtaagaataaacatttttgaaaaattgttaaGGAAGCAGCATATCAAGACAGATTGTTGagaattttaactttaaaactttttattttaatgttgtgtaGTCTAGAAGTTTAAAATGTTCAGGATTAACTAGAAAACAAGATGACACAAGTGACATTGTGATTTTTCCGGAGGCGGAGCCAGTTAGTAAAAATAATCAGTTTGACATGTTGTTCCCTCACTGTACTGAATTTGAACCAAACCATGACCATAACCagagtactgtacatatttaatCATGATTATCGGCATACACTTACACCTCTAAGTAACATTTATGTAACAACCGGCATCCTAAAATGCAAGTTTTGCAACCATGCTTAAAATAACCTGTTGATTATGACGTGTTCGCAGATGGAGCAAGGAACTCTGGTGTCAGCGAGATGGAGGCCCTCATGATAGAATGTGCCAAGCTGGACAGAGAAATTGACTGCTTTGTTGACACTGTGCAGCGAGCCACAGCAGAGGTGCTCATGCTCATTCTAGACAAACAGTTAAACAGATGCTTGACAAAGTTTGCAAAATCAACTTTTGCCTGAAAAAAAGCGTGGCATGGACTATTGGTGAAGACTAACTCAAATGTGTTCTTTATGCAGGTGACTGCAGAGCAACAAGAGGCCTTGTTTACCATGTCCTCCACAGTGAAAGAGATCTTCAAAGAAAGAATTGCTCAACTATCTGACACAGATCTGCAGAGCCACCAGAAAATAATTGCCTTTAAGGAAAACATCAAGCGCTCTCACAACCAAGGTACAAAAATGCTTGGTCAAACTCTTTTCAGATAGTGGTTAGCTGCTAATTGAggctaatttaaaaaagataacACCCCTTCTTTTATTTGGGTATAAACATTTGCCTCTCACCCTGCAGCTTTAATGTTGCTTGCAATTGTCCTTATTACACCCCCTATTAAAGCATATTTATTCAAGTTGAGTCTCTATAGACAGAGCAAACATCTCTTGTTCACGCTCTTGGTCGTTTCCTGAAGCTTTTGTGTACTCATTTCAGGTCATGTTGATTACAccaattcctctttttttttctacataggGAATAGGGAGATGTTTGATAATGCCGTGCATTATGTACgggttttagttttttgtccATTCATTAAATTTAGCAGTCGGAATTATATTGTGTTCGTGCTAGCCTTGAGAAAGCTAAACGTAGGTCTGCCTAATTATgatgaaaatattaatcacaattattttggtaataattgaaatcatgattaggacaattcaggacatttatttttttggtacaagaagagaaggctgataacgatctccacctctgttggctgtgggaggcatggaaaacaggctggataccggtccctgaggaccagggttggggacctctgctctaTAGAATATGTTGTAGACTCACAATGCAACCTACTCGCTGTAGCGAGAAGTGAAACcaccatcttgcgttgccactcaCTAAACACGTCTTCATTGAATTCTCTGTggcgttttcatgttatttaatTTCTCCACTGTGAAATTGCTACAATGTGTGCCATACGGGTGTACCAATAAGTCTGGGAGAAGCGCTACATCCACGTTTCACCGGTAAGAATGTGATtataaatgtgctctttttcGTGTTACTCAAAGAACCACGTCAGAACcatgaacaatgaaattaatgcaaagcctatcaggggaaaaaattctgcgaaatgtaaacctaacctcTGTAAGTCACGATTCAGGATAGTCTGAATGGTCAATGCAAACAGTGAAGTTCGTTCTTTGAAAGGCTCTCATTACTACATACTGATCCTGGCGTAAACAACACGCTGATAACTGTtttcagcaaaaaacaaacagaagttCTCAGTAACTTTAGcaatgtaagatggctgccctctggcttcagctGCGAGGGGCCAATTGGTGAGTCCATCACTTATATACTTCTGTGGTTTAGCCACACTTTTAGCCAGCCGAAGCTCGTTCCTAGCTAGCTGGTGCGGCATAAGTAGTACCTGCGTGTAGTTGACGTAAGCACATTGCAGCACGTtaatatgcgtgtgtgtgcgtccaCCCCAGTAAAGCGTTCTGAGACAGTCTCTGCGTTTTAGTTATCggaaaaaacgtaaaaatatgttatttccCATTTTGCTATTCAGTGTGATTTAAATGCCGTGTGGTGTGGGTGTTGTGTTTTCAGCCAGCCAAGAGTCGAGGAACATGGAGGAGCTTGATGAGGACCTTGCTGTGACGCAGACCCAAGTCATCTTCACCTGTCCTCTCACCCAGGTATCATCCTATTTTCCCCCTCACCCTTAATTAGACATAGGTTTCCTCTGCAAACTTAACACGTGCATCAATGCGTCAGTGTTGCCGGATCCATCACTAATGTCGCCTAAAGACGActtcacctgtgctgaggaaactggtaacggccaatcatggctcagtttgctgaccaaaaccagaaaacaggtgagccgtgatcagtcgttacctatttcctcagcacaggtgatgtcatcttcagttgacaaaaagtggaaactttttttttttttaagatattaattgtacgtgaaaaataatgaagttatcacattaattctggacaaaatattaacattttattgctgaaagtggctcaatgagtcaagtatccctttaatattTTGTTCCTCAAATTACAAAGTAACACAAATGCTCTGAACAGTTTCTAATGAATTGTCTCGTGGCGAGATTGTACCTACGAAAGTATCTAATGAGAGTGTAATGACAAAATTCCGTGTTTAACGTGGTATGTATGCATGTAATCCAGGAGGACATGATCAACCCAGTGAAGAATAAGAAGTGTAACCATCACTATGAGGAAAAACCCATCAAACTCCTCATTGCAACAAGACACAATCAGAACAAAAAGTGCCGGTAAGATGATCTACCAGTATTTCTTTTTATATGTCAc is a window encoding:
- the nsmce2 gene encoding E3 SUMO-protein ligase NSE2; the encoded protein is MYQSMSAVHSAVFSLKACQADLATGMDIVTSVALDLMEDQDGARNSGVSEMEALMIECAKLDREIDCFVDTVQRATAEVTAEQQEALFTMSSTVKEIFKERIAQLSDTDLQSHQKIIAFKENIKRSHNQASQESRNMEELDEDLAVTQTQVIFTCPLTQEDMINPVKNKKCNHHYEEKPIKLLIATRHNQNKKCRCPVVGCGNKDVKESDLIPDHVLKRQILDHKRQSSST